A portion of the Corticium candelabrum chromosome 5, ooCorCand1.1, whole genome shotgun sequence genome contains these proteins:
- the LOC134180120 gene encoding uncharacterized protein LOC134180120, with the protein MMDDTKENEVDWQEKKEKTPRGLRTPINCISSVFCDFILATKVSLRVLFFCVLIFICLGAVAIKCEKDVVLQDVVLEDIVKMWKTATTDDAPSNHPEMRNAGPTTLRLAWSHDVVPSMVDTIQRHVSRRGFKHKSKKCNQSLSIDIIQL; encoded by the coding sequence ATGATGGATGACACAAAAGAAAATGAAGTTGACTGGCAAGAAAAGAAGGAAAAGACGCCAAGAGGTTTGAGAACGCCAATCAACTGTATATCTTCTGTGTTTTGTGACTTCATACTTGCTACAAAAGTGTCCTTACGTGTGCTCTTCTTTTGTGTGCttattttcatttgtttggGTGCAGTAGCAATAAAGTGTGAAAAAGATGTTGTGCTACAAGACGTTGTGCTAGAAGACATAGTCAAAATGTGGAAAACAGCCACAACAGATGATGCTCCATCCAATCATCCAGAAATGAGAAATGCTGGGCCAACTACTTTGCGATTGGCTTGGAGTCATGATGTTGTACCATCGATGGTGGACACAATACAGCGGCACGTATCCAGGAGAGGATTTAAGCACAAGAGCAAAAAATGTAACCAGTCACTGTCAATAGACATAATACAGTTATGA
- the LOC134180245 gene encoding exonuclease 1-like, which yields MGIQGLLPFLKDIHERISVSEYAGQTVAIDAYCWLHKGAYGCALQLAQGTKTDLYVKYCMKRVNMMRFHNIRPILVFDGGYLPSKRAKEEERRARRMEYKKRGKRFLSEGERARAIDAFQKCVDVTPEMARDVIQACRNVGVQCIVAPYEADAQLAYMLNSGLVQLVITEDSDLLVFGTDKVLFKMDANGDGVRISLDRLSEVKSLSDFNRDNFRHMCILSGCDYLPSVPGLGLSTACKLMKRNGKDAMKVIRMLRLEGTKKVPPDYDEDFVKADYTFLYQLVFDPSKQILTSLNHVPEHLKEVDMSFAGHHLSPRKARGIACGNINPLNHAVMDSYDSSAARCESVGFSSLASQKVSVALGECRIQAKLRMNTSSGHLSGDSGFESLLGDDDGDDEHTDIKLAQYRNSDLKSESTTEANNPDSTSQSERVMNDLGDSHKVIASPFSYQKPICKRTLFQSEFKAATESLRGMTSRHFNQSQSNVSCQKRKKLSEDSLFASLESSSESTEPESKQLDLQNDQYETSDVTVDKESCISDTDLIDCGRESEEQQSTVSLSQSDDISEVYPTEPVKDAESRPVYVSAFRHHSQSSQKSRYWNQAPQKLMRRRTGLSNPKSKLHQRHSSCGGGNAIPVDRKQSTLFQHFTALDKNG from the exons ATGGGGATTCAAGGTCTTCTGCCGTTTTTGAAGGACATCCATGAGCGTATTTCCGTGTCTGAGTATGCCGGACAAACTGTCGCCATCGATGCCTACTGTTGGCTCCACAAGGGTGCGTACGGCTGTGCTCTGCAACTGGCGCAAGGCACGAAGACAGACCT GTATGTGAAATACTGCATGAAAAGGGTAAATATGATGAGATTTCACAACATCAGACCTATTCTTGTGTTTGACGGCGGGTATTTGCCAAGCAAACGagcaaaagaagaagaaagacgaGC GCGACGGATGGAGTACAAGAAGAGAGGAAAACGCTTTTTGTCTGAAGGGGAGCGAGCTCGAGCCATCGATGCTTTTCAGAAATGTGTGGATGTGACGCCAGAGATGGCACGGGATGTTATACAG GCTTGTCGCAATGTCGGAGTTCAGTGCATTGTGGCTCCATATGAAGCTGATGCTCAACTGGCTTACATGTTGAACTCAGGTCTTGTTCAATTGGTTATCACTGAGGATTCAGACCTTCTAGTTTTTGGAACAGACAAG GTTTTATTCAAGATGGATGCTAATGGAGATGGTGTGAGGATCAGCCTCGACCGGTTGTCAGAAGTTAAGAGTCTATCTGATTTTAACAGAGACAACTTTAGACATATGTGTATACTTTCGGGCTGTGATTATTTGCCATCAGTACCTGGCTTAGGACTGTCAACAGCCTGCAAGCTGATGAAACGAAATGGAAAAGATGCCATGAAG gtgattcGAATGTTGCGATTGGAAGGAACGAAGAAAGTGCCACCAGACTATGATGAAGATTTTGTCAAAGCAGATTACACATTCCTTTATCAGTTGGTGTTCGATCCTTCAAAGCAAATACTTACTTCTCTTAACCATGTACCTGAACATTTGAAAGAGGTGGACATGTCCTTTGCTGGACA CCATTTGAGTCCTAGAAAAGCCAGGGGCATTGCTTGTGGCAATATCAACCCTCTTAATCATGCAGTAATGGATAGCTATGACTCGAGT GCAGCCAGATGTGAAAGTGTTGGTTTTTCATCATTGGCGAGTCAGAAAGTATCTGTAGCACTAGGAGAATGTCGTATACAAGCTAAACTGAGAATGAATACCAGCTCTGGTCATCTAAGTGGAGACTCAG GATTTGAATCACTGTTgggtgatgatgatggtgatgatgaacATACAGACATTAAGCTTGCACAATACAGAAACTCTGACTTGAAATCTGAGTCAACCACTGAAGCAAACAATCCAGACTCAACTAGTCAAAGTGAAAGAGTGATGAATGATCTAGGGGACAGCCATAAAGTTATTGCATCTCCGTTCTCTTACCAGAAGCCAATATGCAAACGGACATTATTCCAGTCTGAATTCAAGGCAGCAACGGAATCGCTAAGAGGAATGACCAGCAG GCATTTTAATCAATCACAGTCAAACGTCAGTTGCCAGAAACGAAAAAAGCTCAGTGAAGACTCACTGTTCGCTAGTCTGGAATCCTCAAGCGAGTCCACTGAACCAGAAAGCAAGCAGTTAGACTTGCAAAATGATCAATATGAGACAAGTGATGTAACAGTGGACAAGGAATCTTGCATATCGGATACTGACTTAATTGATTGTGGGAGAGAGAGTGAGGAACAACAGTCAACAGTTTCCTTGTCACAAAGTGATGACATTTCAGAGGTTTACCCGACTGAGCCTGTGAAGGATGCGGAAAGCCGtcctgtctatgtgtctgctTTCAGACATCATTCCCAGTCATCCCAGAAGTCTCGCTACTGGAATCAAG CACCTCAGAAACTGATGAGAAGACGAACTGGGTTGTCAAATCCCAAGTCTAAGTTGCATCAGAGACATAGCAGTTGTGGCGGTGGTAATGCTATTCCTGTTGACCGCAAACAGAGTACGTTGTTTCAGCATTTTACCGCTCTTGACAAAAATGGTTAA
- the LOC134179332 gene encoding DNA mismatch repair protein Mlh3-like, producing MKRLEEAVAVPLRAGVTIPSLAQCVEELVLNSIDAHARSLTIRVSVEKGFIEIADDGDGIPATSFECLGEPYNSSKGTSLEDLTVAATYGFRGEALLAIRMLSECLEIRSRHTTSGFTSVKTFNRGVALPVRRTTEFSSRGTTVTVRKLFYNFPVRHASLLSPSNVSHVCHTVKAVLLVHPRVSVVLKDNRGDVLVTSARAASSVELFSCFFDREKARKLRAVCHFCGVYKLSGWICRDGHTNQSFQFVYVNHKLVQDDGIKELLDVLFQNSVITQRMYDGHSMSTQPLHSVYILNLLCPNDECIFTIEPGKRLVEFFDYACVLYAFRSLVSSFLARECLYRHIVVPTTVVPWNTKHQVTTVRSRQSTVTFPPRPELGAAVAAYTSLVTSQKVMRQIQKRISMSTVNSNPSIEECNALVRCHLVESTTDLACPVATRRPLVGKVFHVLSFIRFRWLYVHIKLWKTITLYRSSINLVEGSRRLQRILPVRQQRDLYCEMCSSVTDNWEATKLSSLTISSHLTKSFRFSKDMLTKAKVIGQVNGEFIACVVTSGKAKAQKQEELSLVLVDQHAAHERVRLEELEDELTSKGRLSSDPIHPPVIIPLPDLSRRLSARGIYNKLERWGIVGRISANNGRQEMSIVKAPTILMKSGSSEVSSVETLKNLIAELISNQQWSSPGTGWPISLAEVLHSKACHGAIRFGDNLTKCQCIQLVKKLAKCRLAFQCAHGRPTVQPLGNIDVLEKQE from the exons ATGAAACGATTGGAAGAGGCTGTTGCTGTTCCCTTACGCGCTGGAGTCACGATTCCATCGTTAGCTCAGTGTGTTGAAGAACTCGTGTTGAATAGCATTGACGCTCACGCTAGGTCGTTGACCATTCGTGTCAGCGTTGAAAAAGGATTCATTGAAATTGCGGATGACGGTGATGGCATTCCTGCTACCAGCTTTGAGTGCTTGGGAGAGCCATACAATTCGAGCAAGGGCACATCCTTGGAAGACTTAACGGTTGCCGCGACGTACGGATTTAGAGGCGAAGCTTTGCTGGCTATACGGATGCTGTCCGAGTGTCTGGAAATTCGGTCAAGACACACGACCTCAGGATTCACCTCCGTGAAAACTTTCAACAGGGGAGTCGCGTTGCCCGTACGTCGCACGACCGAATTCTCTAGCCGTGGTACAACAGTTACCGTGAGGAAACTTTTCTATAATTTCCCTGTGAGACATGCGTCTCTTTTGTCACCCAGTAATGTAAGTCACGTGTGCCACACGGTAAAGGCGGTCCTACTTGTCCACCCACGCGTTTCCGTTGTGCTAAAGGACAACCGCGGGGACGTCTTGGTTACGTCGGCAAGGGCTGCGTCGTCTGTTGAGTTGTTTTCCTGCTTTTTTGATCGAGAGAAGGCGAGGAAACTTCGAGCTGTGTGTCACTTCTGTGGTGTTTACAAACTGTCCGGATGGATATGCCGAGATGGACACACCAATCAGTCTTTTCAGTTTGTCTATGTTAATCACAAACTTGTGCAGGACGACGGTATCAAAGAGTTGCTAGATGTGCTCTTTCAAAACAGTGTTATAACACAGAGAATGTATGATGGACACAGTATGAGTACACAGCCACTACACTCTGTCTACATATTGAACCTGTTGTGTCCTAACGACGAATGTATCTTTACAATTGAACCCGGAAAACGGCTGGTCGAATTTTTCGACTATGCTTGTGTTCTGTATGCTTTTAGGTCACTGGTGTCCTCATTTCTGGCTAGAGAATGTCTCTATCGACATATCGTTGTTCCAACCACAGTAGTACCGTGGAACACCAAACATCAAGTAACGACTGTTAGATCTAGGCAGTCGACGGTGACCTTTCCACCTAGACCAGAACTAGGAGCGGCAGTTGCCGCTTATACCTCTCTTGTAACTTCGCAGAAAGTGATGAGGCAGATACAGAAACGTATCAGTATGTCTACTGTCAATTCAAATCCATCTATAGAAGAATGCAATGCGCTCGTGCGGTGTCATCTCGTGGAATCGACTACTGATCTTGCTTGCCCTGTGGCAACAAGGAGACCTTTAGTTGGTAAGGTTTTTCATGTGCTGTCGTTTATTCGATTTAGATGGCTGTACGTTCACATCAAGTTATGGAAGACGATCACACTGTATCGCAGCAGTATCAATCTAGTGGAGGGCAGCAGAAGGCTACAACGGATCTTACCGGTACGGCAGCAAAGAGACCTTTA TTGTGAA ATGTGTAGTAGCGTGACTGATAATTGGGAGGCAACAAAGCTCTCGTCACTGACCATCAGTTCTCATCTGACCAAGTCATTTAGATTTAGTAAGGATATGCTTACAAAAGCTAAG GTGATTGGTCAGGTAAATGGCGAGTTCATTGCCTGTGTTGTCACATCAGGCAAGGCAAAG GCTCAGAAGCAAGAAGAGTTGTCTCTTGTTTTGGTTGACCAGCATGCTGCTCACGAGCGAGTGAGACTGGAAGAGCTCGaagatg AACTAACGAGCAAAGGCAGATTGTCTAGTGATCCTATACATCCTCCAGTTATTATTCCACTTCCTGACCTCAGCCGTCGACTTTCAGCTCGTGGCATTTATAACAAACTAGAGAGATGGGGAATAGTTGGCAGGATATCAGCAAATAATGGGAGACAAGAGATGTCAATAGTTAAAGCACCCACAATCCTTATGAAAAGTGGCTCATCGGAAGTCTCCTCTGTTGAGACACTAAAG AATCTCATTGCTGAGTTGATTTCTAATCAACAATGGTCTTCACCGGGCACTGGATGGCCTATCAGTTTAGCAGAGGTCTTACATTCCAAAGCATGTCACG GTGCAATTCGCTTTGGAGACAACTTGACGAAATGCCAGTGCATACAGTTGGTCAAGAAACTAGCAAAGTGCCGGCTTGCGTTTCAGTGTGCTCATGGGCG ACCGACAGTGCAACCACTTGGAAATATTGATGTACTAGAAAAACAAGAATAG
- the LOC134180087 gene encoding replication factor C subunit 3-like — MSLWVDKHRPKALEKLDYHRDQAAQLKKLVNAGDFPHMLVYGPSGAGKKTRITCMLRELYGAGIEKLKIEHQTFTTPSNKKIEVTSIASNYHIELNPSDAGYNDRVVVQEMIKTVAQSHQLETSKQKDFKVILLNEVDGLTKDAQHALRRTMEKYMSTCRLILCCNSTSKVLPAVRSRCLGIRVAAPTHEEICRILQQTCKKEGLVLPIELAKTIAEKSSRNLRKALLMCEAVRVQNPQFTPDQPVQDADWEIYLMETANLIVEQQSPKRLLEVRGRIYELLTHCIPAHIIIKGLLRGLVVNCDGQLKAEVTAMAATYEHRLQLGNKAIFHIEAFIAKFMSIYKRFLEEGISGMDF, encoded by the exons ATGAGTCTCTGGGTTGATAAACATCGTCCGAAAGCGCTAGAAAAATTGGACTATCATCGAGATCAGGCGGCGCAACTGAAAAAACTT GTGAATGCTGGAGACTTTCCACACATGTTAGTATATGGACCATCAGGAGCTGGAAAGAAAACTCGGATCACTTGCATGCTGCGGGAGTTGTATGGAGCAGGAATAGAAAAGCTAAAGATAGAACATCAGACATTTACG ACACCTTCTAATAAGAAGATTGAAGTAACGTCTATTGCAAGCAATTACCACATCGAACTTAACCCCAG CGATGCTGGGTACAATGATCGTGTTGTTGTGCAAGAAATGATCAAAACAGTGGCACAATCACATCAGCTGGAGACATCAAAACAAAAAGATTTTAAAG TGATTTTATTGAATGAAGTTGATGGTCTCACTAAGGATGCTCAGCATGCCCTTCGTCGTACCATGGAAAAGTACATGTCAACGTGCAGACTTATTTTGTGCTGCAACAGCACTAGTAAAGTTTTGCCAGCTGTAAGGAGTCGTTGCCTGGGAATAAGAGTAGCTGCTCCCACCCATGAAGAA ATTTGTCGCATTCTACAGCAGACTTGTAAGAAGGAGGGACTGGTATTGCCGATTGAGTTGGCGAAGACAATAGCAGAGAAGTCGAGTAGAAATCTGAGGAAAGCTCTGCTTATGTGTGAAGCTGTGAGAGTTCAGAA TCCACAGTTTACCCCTGATCAACCAGTTCAAGATGCTGACTGGGAAATTTATTTGATGGAGACAGCAAATTTGATTGTAGAGCAGCAGAGCCCTAAACG ATTGTTGGAGGTGCGTGGGAGAATTTATGAGTTATTGACCCATTGTATTCCAGCACATATTATTATCAAG GGTTTGCTGCGAGGTCTGGTTGTGAACTGCGATGGACAGCTGAAAGCTGAAGTCACTGCAATGGCTGCCACCTATGAACACAGGCTGCAGTTGGGAAATAAGGCTATATTTCATATCGAGGCTTTCATTGCCAAATTTATGAGCATCTATAAGCGATTCCTAGAGGAAGGCATATCTGGAATGGActtctag
- the LOC134180239 gene encoding cytochrome c oxidase assembly factor 1 homolog, with translation MSSVLTKIAIYGGVASVAGAFFCYNAIQVNLASGGYYTESLRILQDTPAALSELGKPLRPTYLDLGNRENLVSEKEARLIIPVKGSKSNGLLRVEASRNLETSLKWNIDRLQLDLDSGKRIVIVERMST, from the coding sequence ATGTCGTCTGTGTTGACAAAAATTGCCATTTATGGAGGAGTTGCCTCCGTAGCCGGAGCTTTCTTCTGTTACAATGCAATTCAAGTGAATCTTGCATCAGGAGGCTACTACACAGAATCTCTTCGAATTTTGCAAGACACTCCAGCTGCATTATCGGAACTAGGAAAACCTCTTAGACCTACATATTTGGACTTGGGAAATAGAGAAAATTTGGTATCGGAGAAAGAGGCTCGTCTCATTATTCCAGTGAAAGGATCTAAGAGTAATGGATTACTTCGAGTGgaagcatcaagaaatttagaAACCAGTTTGAAATGGAACATTGACCGCCTTCAACTAGATTTGGATTCTGGAAAGCGAATAGTCATTGTGGAGAGAATGTCAACGTAG